From Methanotorris formicicus Mc-S-70:
GAAAGTCCTAATTATTGACAATATTGACTCATTTGTTTGGAATTTAGTTCAATACGTAGGGACTTTAGGATATAAAGTTAAGTTAGTAGATAATAAAATCACATTAGAGGAAATAAAGAAAATAAATCCAGATAGGATAATAATCAGTCCAGGACCAAAAACACCAAAAGAGGCAGGGAACTGCATAAAAATCATTCAAGAGATAGATGATATCCCAATTTTAGGAGTTTGTTTGGGGCATCAGTGTATTGTTGAGGCATTTGGTGGAGAGGTTGGGAGAGCAAAGCACATCATGCATGGAAAAACAAGCAGAATTGAGCATGATGGGGAAGGGATATATAAAGGTATCCCAAATCCATTTTATGGGACAAGGTATCATTCTTTAGTTGCTTATGAAGTTCCAGATGAGTTAAAAATAACCGCAAAGAGTTTAGATGATGGGTATGTTATGGGAGTTAGGCATAAGAAATTGCCAATTGAGGGCGTTCAATACCACCCAGAGAGTGTCTTAACTCACTCAAAAGAAATCCCATTTCCAAAATTGGGACTAAAATTAATTAAAAACTTCATAGAGGGCTAAAAATGGATGTCTATGAAATTTTATTCCGAAAATGTTTGGAATATGAAGTTTTATTGGATGATGAAAAAGTTCCATTGTGGAAATTAAAAAAAGAGGATATTGATAAAGTTAATTTTGGTTTACCATGGGAGAATTTACAGGATTTGGCAATATATCTATATGAATTAAAGAAAGAACAGCAGAGGTCAAAGGAATTAATTAAATGTGATATATCTGAGATTCTTGTGGGTATTGCCTTTCTAAAATCAGAAAAATCTAACTCATTGATTGCAGATGAAACTTTGGGAATAAATACGTGTTTAAATTATTTGAGTGAGTTAATCACTGCGAGGATAAACTGCATAACAAGATACTACTATCTAATGAAAAAACCTCACAATACAGATATTTTTGATGAGATAATTTTAAAATTCCCCCAGAAGAAAGATGTTAGAGCAAAGAATATCAATGATTTAAAGGAAATCGTATATAGATTAAAGGATTATTTTGAATAAATTTAAAAATTCATGAGAAAGAATGGTATTGTTGAGCATATCATTGCCACGCCTATCAAAATTGCAAGGAGTTTTCTTTTATCCATTACCTTCCCTCCACAGTCGAATATGGTCAAAACTTTTTAGAAAAAGATTTTATTGTTCAGCATCCTCTCTTATGTAGCAATTCTAAATATGACTTTCTTTCTA
This genomic window contains:
- a CDS encoding anthranilate synthase component II; protein product: MKVLIIDNIDSFVWNLVQYVGTLGYKVKLVDNKITLEEIKKINPDRIIISPGPKTPKEAGNCIKIIQEIDDIPILGVCLGHQCIVEAFGGEVGRAKHIMHGKTSRIEHDGEGIYKGIPNPFYGTRYHSLVAYEVPDELKITAKSLDDGYVMGVRHKKLPIEGVQYHPESVLTHSKEIPFPKLGLKLIKNFIEG